DNA from Paraphotobacterium marinum:
AAGAAATATTCTGAACTTGACAAAGAAGCTTTAAAAAGAGGAAATTCAGTTTATTTTCCCCAAAAAGTTGTTCCTATGTTACCCGAATTACTCTCTAATGGTGTATGCTCATTAAATCCGAATGTCAATCGTTTATCTTTAGTTTGTGAAATGACCATTTCTAAGAAAGGAAAATTGTCAGGCTATAAATTCTACGAAGGTTTAATTAAGTCATCAGCTAGATTAACTTACAATAAAGTAAGTCTTATACTTGATAATGATTACAAACTTTTAGAGCGATATGCAAATAATTTACCTAATATTTATCATTTACATAGCTTATATACAGAGTTAAAAAAACAAAAAGAAATAAGAGGCGCTCTAGAATTTGATACCAATGAACCGAAATTTGTTTTTAACGAGCACAAAAAAATAGAGTCCATTGAAACAATAAAAAGAAATGATGCACATAAAATAATTGAAGAGTGTATGATTTTAGCTAATGTTGCTTCTGCAAAATTTTTATTAAAAAACAGCAGCATATCTGGCATATATCGCGTTCATGATAAACCAAGCGATGAAAAGCTGAGTGCGTTTAATCAATTTTTATTAGAAAGAGGACTATCTCTTGCAAATCACAAAGAACCAAAACCAAGCGATTACTCTAACTTGAATTCAATTTTATCGTCTAGAACAGATAAAGAAATAATTCAGACTATGCTGTTACGTTCATTGAAACAAGCAAACTATCAAACTGATAATATTGGACATTTTGGTTTATCCTTAAATGAATATACTCATTTTACTTCGCCTATTAGAAGGTATCCTGATTTAATAGTTCACAGATTAATAAAATCTATAATTTATAACGATGAGAAATTAAAGTATTCACCAGACGAAATTGACTATATTTCAGAACATTGTTCAACTACTGAGAGAAAGGCAGATGAAGCTACAAAAGACGTTGCAGAATATTTGAAATGTGAGTTTATATCACGGCACATCGGAGAAACATTTGAGGGTATTATTTCTAACGTCCTGCCGTTTGGTTTTTTTGTTAGAATCAAAGATTTTCATATTGATGGGTTAGTGCATGTAACTTCTCTTAAAGCTGAGTACTTTCATTATAATGACGTACAGCAGAAACTTGTTGGAGAAAAATCAAGTAAAACATACTCTTTGGGAGAAGATATACGTATAAAAGTTTTAGATGTAAATATAGATAGTCGAAATATAGATTTTTGTTTGGCTCATGATGATTTGGAAAAAAGCACAGTAATCCCTAAAAAAAAATCTATAAGAGAAAAGCTAAAAGATGGACTTATTCCAAACAAAAAGTTAGTAAAAAAAAATAAAAAGAGAAGTTAATGAATAATTATATTTGTGGTTTACACTCAATAAACTCAGTGGTAACTCACGAACCGGAAAGAATTAAAACAATATTTATATTGAAAGAAAAAAAGATGATAAATATAAGGAAATTAGCAATAAATTAAAGAACTATGGTATTTCAGTTCAGAGCGTTACTCATAGGTTTTTTGATCAAAAATTTTCTAATGTATCACATCAAGGAATAGCAGCAGAGGTAAAGCCTAAAAGAGAATTAAATGAAAAAGATTTGGATGATATTATAGCAAATAATCCCAATCGATGTACATTATTAGCTCTAGATGGAGTAACCGATCCTCATAATCTTGGTGCGTGTTTGAGAAATGCAGATGCAGCAAAGGTTTCGGCAATAATTATACCGAAAGATAGATCTGTTAGCTTAAATCATACAGTTTCTAAAATTGCCAGTGGAGCTGCAGAGATTATTCCTGTAATTAAAGTTGTGAACTTAAGTAGAGTATTAAATCAATTGAAAGAAAAAAATTTCTGGATTTCAGGATTTGATGGAGATGGAACGAAAAATCTTTACGAACACAAGTTTGATTCCTTAAATGTATTAGTTATGGGAGCAGAAGGAGCAGGGTTGCGTAATTCCACGAAGAAAAATTGTGATTTTTTACTTAAAATCCCAATGTTGGGCTCTGTTTCAAGCTTAAACGTTTCCGTTGCTACAGGAATTGCTTTATATGAAGTTGTGAGACAAAATAAAACTTGATTTTATTTTTCGATCATTTATTATTCTACATTCGAAAAACCGGTTTAATTTAGTTCCTTGCTTTCAAGACATACCGGAGTCATTTATGAAAGCTGAATAATCCGTAAGGAGCATATATGCGTCATTATGAAATTGTTTTTATGGTGCACCCAGATCAAAGCGAGCAAGTAGCTGGCATGATTGAGCGCTATACAACATTAATTAACGAATCTAATGGTAAAATCCATAGATTAGAAGATTGGGGACGTCGTCAACTGGCATATCCAATTAACAAGTTACACAAAGCTCATTATGTTTTAATGAACGTTGAAGCAGAGCAAAAAGTAATTGATGAATTAGAGTCTAATTTCCGTTTTAACGACATAGTTATTAGAAATATGATTATGCGTACAAAAAATGCGGTTACTGAAGCTTCTCCAATGATGAAAGCTAAAGAAGAACGCTTTTCAAAGCGTGAAGAGTCTCAGTCAGTTAATGAAAATGTTGATGATTTAATTGATGATAAAGAGTTAAATCAGTCTGAGCAACCAGAAGGTTAGTAATGCAAAACTTCATGGAGATTGAGGGTTTTATTAAATTTGATATAAAGTTTTCAACGAGTCCAAGTGGAGTTATTCATTCAGTCTTTTTTGTTGAACATCATTCTATTAGACAGGAAAATAGCTTGAATAGAAAAGCGTATTGTTTAATAAATGTTGTTGCTAGTGGAAAAGATATTAATCAAAAGGTTAAAAATTTAGTTGAAGGTGTGAAAGTCAAGGTTTGTGGGTTTCTAACTAATAAATCATTAGTTAATGGAAGTAGCAGATTGGTTTTACATGCCGAAAATATTGAAATTATTTAAATTGGGAGATAGCGTATGAGTCGCTTTTTTCGTCGTCGTAAGTTCTGCCGTTTTACAGCAGAAGGCGTAAATGAAATTGATTATAAAGATATATCTACTTTGAAAAGCTATATCACTGAAGCTGGTAAAATAGTACCAAGTAGAATTACTGGGACAAGAGCAAAATATCAGCGTCAACTTGCTAGAGCAATTAAACGTTCTCGTTACCTAGCTCTTTTACCTTATACTGATAAGCATCAATAAGGTTAAAGTGAATTTAGTAAATTAATAAGAAGGGTTATAACAATGCAAGTTATTCTTTTAGATAAAATTGGTAACCTAGGAAACTTAGGTGATCAAGTTACTGTTAAATCAGGTTATGCACGAAA
Protein-coding regions in this window:
- the priB gene encoding primosomal replication protein N; this encodes MQNFMEIEGFIKFDIKFSTSPSGVIHSVFFVEHHSIRQENSLNRKAYCLINVVASGKDINQKVKNLVEGVKVKVCGFLTNKSLVNGSSRLVLHAENIEII
- the rnr gene encoding ribonuclease R — translated: MRKQNKIQKKTDPFKEREAKNYSNPVPSREFIVETISNCNQPVSKNLLLNLFSIKSDEEKEAFRRRLKAMERDGQLVYYPGKKYCLPIENKIIEGTIQGHKDGIGILKKAYNDQDVLISQKQMVGLLHGDIVKVQIKAVTTRGMISCDLIEVVKFSNKPVVGRFFIEHNKKYVVSDDSRVHGEFTVIDSLHNELSLGNVVVLEITKRATKNQVAEGKVIEVLGNEQDPGIEIDIALRKFDIPYQWPKPLLKELDSIDKDTENGSNSNRIDLRNKPFITIDGEDARDFDDAVYCESKPSGGWRLWVAIADVSHYIKKYSELDKEALKRGNSVYFPQKVVPMLPELLSNGVCSLNPNVNRLSLVCEMTISKKGKLSGYKFYEGLIKSSARLTYNKVSLILDNDYKLLERYANNLPNIYHLHSLYTELKKQKEIRGALEFDTNEPKFVFNEHKKIESIETIKRNDAHKIIEECMILANVASAKFLLKNSSISGIYRVHDKPSDEKLSAFNQFLLERGLSLANHKEPKPSDYSNLNSILSSRTDKEIIQTMLLRSLKQANYQTDNIGHFGLSLNEYTHFTSPIRRYPDLIVHRLIKSIIYNDEKLKYSPDEIDYISEHCSTTERKADEATKDVAEYLKCEFISRHIGETFEGIISNVLPFGFFVRIKDFHIDGLVHVTSLKAEYFHYNDVQQKLVGEKSSKTYSLGEDIRIKVLDVNIDSRNIDFCLAHDDLEKSTVIPKKKSIREKLKDGLIPNKKLVKKNKKRS
- the rpsR gene encoding 30S ribosomal protein S18, giving the protein MSRFFRRRKFCRFTAEGVNEIDYKDISTLKSYITEAGKIVPSRITGTRAKYQRQLARAIKRSRYLALLPYTDKHQ
- the rpsF gene encoding 30S ribosomal protein S6, which encodes MRHYEIVFMVHPDQSEQVAGMIERYTTLINESNGKIHRLEDWGRRQLAYPINKLHKAHYVLMNVEAEQKVIDELESNFRFNDIVIRNMIMRTKNAVTEASPMMKAKEERFSKREESQSVNENVDDLIDDKELNQSEQPEG